From a region of the Besnoitia besnoiti strain Bb-Ger1 chromosome I, whole genome shotgun sequence genome:
- a CDS encoding putative alkyl hydroperoxide reductase/ Thiol specific antioxidant/ Mal allergen (encoded by transcript BESB_007100) encodes MPAIAQPAPAFEAEAVMADGTFGKISLSQFKGKKYVILFFYPFDFTFVCPSEILAFHRLQGEFEKRGCQLIGASVDSKFVHNAWRNLEPKDGGIGKISFPLLADVSHKIATDYGVLHPEGMAFRGLFLIDKEGILQHSLVNNLPLGRSAEEALRMLDALQHVEQYGEVCPANWKKGDKAMKPTAEGVKEYLGSH; translated from the coding sequence ATGCCGGCGATCGCGCAACCAGCACCTGCCTTTGAGGCAGAGGCCGTCATGGCAGACGGGACTTTCGGCAAAATTTCCCTCTCTCAGTTCAAGGGCAAGAAGTACGTGATTCTTTTCTTCTATCCTTTCGACTTCACTTTCGTGTGCCCGTCAGAAATCCTTGCTTTCCATCGCCTGCAGGGAGAGTTCGAGAAGCGCGGATGCCAGCTGATCGGCGCCTCTGTAGACAGCAAATTTGTCCACAACGCATGGAGAAACCTTGAGCCCAAGGACGGCGGCATCGGCAAGATTTCTTTCCCGCTTCTCGCGGATGTGTCGCACAAAATTGCGACAGATTACGGCGTTCTGCACCCCGAGGGCATGGCTTTCCGTGGTCTGTTCTTGATTGACAAGGAAGGCATCCTTCAGCACTCGCTCGTGAACAACCTCCCCCTTGGCCGCAGCGCTGAAGAGGCTCTCCGCATGCTGGACGCACTCCAGCACGTTGAGCAATACGGGGAGGTGTGCCCAGCCAACTGGAAGAAGGGAGACAAGGCAATGAAGCCTACTGCAGAAGGAGTCAAGGAGTACCTCGGGAGCCACTAA
- a CDS encoding hypothetical protein (encoded by transcript BESB_007090), protein MDHCPPEGDCLVCFDELSEENYAEYRMPAQSAGANAAESAEAAQGSVEEGKNTTWFPSKFCVACIEELQASQFKRYCDSVANTTCAREQRSLLERGPPVNLRDRLAFPESDDQEIAALWYAKDKAEHSAKLKDSLEGAARDALWNKLKQFVIVDEEPEPSEEAATKTA, encoded by the exons ATGGATCACTGCCCGCCGGAGGGCGACTGCTTGGTCTGCTTTGATGAACTGTCTGAGGAGAACTACGCAGAATACCGCATGCCGGCGCAGTCAGCAGGGGCGAATGCGGCAGAAAGCGCTGAAGCAGCTCAAGGGTCTGTGGAGGAGGGAAAAAACACAACTTGGTTTCCATCAAAGTTCTGCGTCGCTTGCATCGAAGAGCTACAGGCGTCGCAG TTCAAGAGGTACTGCGACAGCGTAGCGAACACCACATGCGCGCGAGAGCAGCGCAGCTTGCTGGAGCGCGGGCCGCCGGTCAACCTCCGCGACCGGTTGGCGTTTCCCGAGTCCGACGACCAAGAAATCGCGGCGCTCTGGTACGCCAAGGACAAGGCCGAGCACAGCGCAAAACTCAAAGACAGCCTT gagggcgccgcgcgagatgCGCTTTGGAACAAGCTGAAGCAGTTTGTCATTGTGGACGAAGAACCTGAGCCGTcggaagaagccgcgactAAAACAGCCTGA
- a CDS encoding putative RNA-binding protein Nova-1 (encoded by transcript BESB_007110), translating to MDSPSSVAPAKRSAFQGPCYLKMIVNNVAAGAIIGKNGSAIAAMEQQTGCALKLSPLNAFYPGTQDRVLVMSGEQEQLNNALILTLDKIKETVTSAQFGTTGTPSGAPAGSNGTPGEDDGRRESFGGAESVPQPKITCRLAIPKSAVSIIIGKGGQQIRELQDTTGARVQVSSREEGLVERMITITGLLEHVRAAALAIAACIQTDPYLRDHMHVVYKPGAAGAPAALGGAPGGSGYGVVPGAYGNGLYAGGGHLYAHGAAGPADALSLPCDITIQVPDQSIGAVIGRSGACVTEVINATGARIQISQKGDLIPGTNDRKIVISGTVGAVHSAHLLLLQRIHAIHDGTAGKLPGAGGPMAVQGGPSGPAANPGLGAGAHGLDIHGAVQQRQQVSGLQGNLQYIHSGGYAC from the coding sequence ATGGACTCTCCCTCGTCAGttgcgccggcgaagcggtCGGCCTTCCAGGGGCCGTGCTACCTGAAGATGATCGTCAACAACGTGGCGGCGGGGGCAATCATTGGCAAGAATGGCAGCGCGATTGCGGCGATGGAACAGCAGACAGGTTGCGCCTTgaagctgtctccgctgAACGCGTTTTACCCTGGAACGCAGGATCGCGTCCTCGTCATGAGCGGCGAGCAGGAGCAGCTGAACAACGCACTCATCCTCACGCTGGACAAGATCAAGGAGACGGTCACGTCAGCGCAGTTCGGGACGACTGggacgccgagcggcgcgccggcaggcagCAACGGCACCCCGGGGGAGGAcgacggcaggcgagagtcgttcggcggcgccgagtcgGTTCCGCAGCCCAAGATCACCTGCCGCCTGGCGATCCCCAAGTCCGCCGTCTCGATCATCATCGGCAAGGGCGGCCAGCAGAtccgcgagctgcaggaCACGACGGGCGCACGTGTCCAGGTCTccagccgcgaggagggctTGGTCGAGCGCATGATCACCATCACGGGTCTGTTGGAGCacgtccgcgccgcagctctggCCATTGCAGCGTGCATCCAGACGGACCCCTACTTGCGCGACCACATGCACGTGGTTTACAAgcccggcgctgcgggcgcgcctgcggctttgGGCGGCGCCCCCGGTGGCTCAGGCTACGGCGTCGTGCCTGGCGCCTACGGCAATGGGCTTTACGCAGGGGGCGGCCATCTGTACGcgcacggcgcggcgggaccCGCCGACGCCCTCAGCCTGCCCTGCGACATCACGATCCAAGTTCCGGACCAGTCCATCGGCGCGGTCATTGGTCGCAGTGGGGCGTGCGTGACGGAGGTGATCAACGCCACCGGCGCTCGCATCCAAATCAGCCAGAAGGGGGACCTGATTCCCGGGACGAACGACAGGAAGATCGTCATTTCTGGGACGGTCGGCGCCGTCCACAGCGCCcacctccttcttctccagAGAATCCACGCGATCCACGACGGGACCGCCGGGAAGCTGCCGGGTGCAGGCGGCCCAATGGCTGTTCAGGGAGGCCCCTCGGGTCCCGCTGCCAACCCCGGCCTGGGAGCCGGCGCTCACGGCCTCGATATCCACGGCGCCGTCCAGCAGCGCCAACAGGTCTCCGGACTGCAGGGAAATCTCCAGTATATCCACTCGGGAGGCTACGCATGCTAG